One window of Mesorhizobium loti R88b genomic DNA carries:
- a CDS encoding DUF2062 domain-containing protein, translating into MLFRRRKPDGLLERVRTYLWPRRSFSRSLQYLSKRILRLKATPHAVAAGVAAGVFASFFPVGFHFVIAFVLCWVIAGNLVAAALGAVFFGNPLTFPILWGASWETGKLILHDRLPAHGPPAHLGEMLHTLSFAKLWHPVLEPMLIGAVPLGLVFGLLFYGVTRWGMNVFREQRRKRLAERAHRHAQSSHPGGSVGSAAQ; encoded by the coding sequence GTGCTTTTTCGACGCCGCAAGCCTGATGGTCTTCTCGAACGGGTGCGTACCTACCTTTGGCCGCGCCGCTCGTTTTCGCGCTCACTTCAGTACTTGTCCAAGCGCATCCTGCGGCTGAAGGCCACGCCGCATGCGGTTGCGGCAGGCGTTGCGGCTGGCGTCTTCGCCTCGTTCTTTCCCGTCGGCTTCCATTTCGTCATTGCCTTCGTCCTGTGCTGGGTCATCGCCGGCAATCTGGTGGCGGCGGCACTTGGCGCTGTTTTCTTCGGCAATCCTCTCACCTTTCCTATTCTGTGGGGCGCATCCTGGGAGACCGGCAAGCTCATCCTGCATGACCGGCTGCCGGCGCATGGTCCGCCTGCGCATCTGGGCGAGATGCTGCACACGCTTTCCTTCGCGAAACTGTGGCATCCCGTGCTGGAGCCCATGCTGATCGGCGCGGTGCCGCTCGGGCTGGTGTTTGGCCTCCTGTTCTACGGTGTCACGCGCTGGGGCATGAATGTCTTCCGCGAGCAAAGGCGCAAGCGCCTTGCCGAGCGAGCGCATCGCCACGCGCAATCGTCCCATCCCGGCGGAAGCGTCGGTTCCGCCGCACAATGA
- a CDS encoding VOC family protein, with protein sequence MIVGIDHFVLTVASLEATCAFYQRVLGFERIDTAGRPTALVFGNQKINVHEVRRTFEPKAKSPTPGSGDFCLITDRPLDEVRAHIEANGVVVELGPVERVGARGPMLSVYFRDPDDNLVEVSDYRS encoded by the coding sequence ATGATCGTCGGCATCGATCATTTCGTGTTGACGGTCGCTTCGCTCGAAGCGACCTGCGCCTTCTATCAACGCGTGCTGGGCTTTGAACGCATCGATACTGCGGGACGGCCGACAGCGCTGGTGTTTGGCAATCAGAAGATCAATGTTCACGAAGTCCGCCGCACTTTCGAGCCGAAGGCCAAGTCACCGACACCAGGCTCAGGCGATTTCTGCTTGATCACCGACAGGCCGCTCGACGAAGTCCGAGCCCATATCGAGGCCAATGGCGTGGTGGTAGAACTCGGCCCGGTCGAACGCGTCGGCGCTCGGGGCCCGATGCTGTCGGTGTATTTTCGCGACCCGGACGACAATTTGGTCGAGGTCAGCGACTACCGATCTTAG
- the pyrE gene encoding orotate phosphoribosyltransferase: MNTDEVLGIFREAGAVLEGHFILTSGLRSPVFLQKARVFMHADKTEQLCKALAEKIRKAVPGKIDYVVGPAIGGLIPAYETSRHLGVPAIWVEREGGEFRLRRFEIDKGARVVIVEDIVTTGLSIRETIDCLRELGAEVVAAACIIDRSAGKSHVGVPLIALAEYEVPAYPADRLPPELAAIPAVKPGSRNI, translated from the coding sequence ATGAATACCGATGAAGTGCTGGGCATTTTCCGTGAGGCGGGTGCTGTTCTGGAGGGGCATTTCATCTTGACGTCGGGCCTGCGCAGCCCGGTCTTCTTGCAAAAGGCGCGGGTGTTCATGCATGCCGACAAGACCGAACAGCTATGCAAGGCGCTGGCCGAGAAAATCCGCAAGGCGGTGCCAGGCAAGATCGACTATGTCGTCGGCCCGGCGATCGGCGGCCTGATTCCGGCCTACGAAACCTCGCGCCACCTCGGCGTGCCGGCGATCTGGGTCGAGCGGGAAGGGGGCGAGTTCCGCCTGCGCCGCTTCGAGATCGACAAAGGTGCGCGCGTCGTCATCGTCGAGGACATCGTCACCACCGGCCTGTCTATCCGCGAAACCATCGACTGCCTGCGCGAGCTTGGCGCCGAAGTGGTGGCGGCTGCCTGCATCATCGACCGTTCGGCCGGCAAGTCCCATGTCGGCGTGCCGCTGATCGCGCTCGCCGAATATGAGGTGCCGGCCTATCCCGCTGATCGCTTGCCACCGGAACTTGCCGCCATCCCGGCCGTTAAGCCCGGTAGTCGCAACATTTGA
- a CDS encoding RelA/SpoT family protein: MMRQYELVERVQRYKPDVNEALLNKAYVYAMQKHGHQKRASGDPYFSHPLEVAAILTEMHMDEATIAVALLHDTIEDTTATRAEIDDLFGPEMGKLVEGLTKLKKLDLVSKKAEQAENLRKLLLAISEDVRVLLVKLADRLHNMRTLDHMPEAKRLRIAEETMDIYAPLAGRMGMQGMREELEEIAFRFINPEAYRAVTARLAEIFERNKGVLTDIEKALSALFEKHAINAGVKSRQKKPWSVFRKMEAKALSFEQLSDIFGFRVVVDSVEDCYRALGAIHTTWSMVPGRFKDYISTPKQNDYRSIHTTIVGPSRQRVELQIRTREMNKIAEYGVAAHSIYKDTGGKTNGAAPAISKETNAYAWLRRTIEQLAEGDNPEDFLENTKLELFQDQVFCFTPKGMLIALPRGATPIDFAYAVHTDVGDTCVGAKVNGRIMPLMTELKNGDEVEIIRSKAQVPPAAWESVVVTGKARAAIRRATKNAIRKQYSGLGARILERAFERAGKTFTKESLKPVLHRLARKDIEDVLASVGRGELASTDVMKAVFPDYKDERVTVSAPKQREEGWSKIRNAAGMLFQMPGTRAARKDKDQPRDGAVPIRGVRGDLPVRFAPEGAVPGDRIVGIVQPGTGITIYPIQSPALQAFDDQPERWIDVRWDIDERTKERFPARVSVTAINAPGSLADIAQVVASNDANIHTLSMVRTAPDFTEMLIDLEVWDLKHLNRLLSQLKDNSSVSDARRVNG; the protein is encoded by the coding sequence ATGATGCGTCAGTATGAGCTTGTCGAGCGCGTCCAGCGCTACAAGCCTGACGTCAACGAGGCGCTGCTCAACAAGGCCTATGTCTATGCCATGCAGAAGCATGGCCACCAGAAGCGCGCTTCCGGCGATCCCTATTTCTCGCATCCTCTCGAAGTCGCCGCTATCCTCACCGAAATGCACATGGACGAGGCGACGATAGCCGTCGCCCTGCTGCACGACACCATCGAGGACACCACGGCGACGCGGGCCGAGATCGACGATCTGTTCGGCCCCGAAATGGGCAAGCTGGTCGAGGGCCTGACCAAGCTGAAGAAGCTTGATCTCGTCTCCAAGAAGGCCGAGCAGGCGGAGAACCTGCGCAAGCTGCTGCTGGCGATCTCGGAAGATGTGCGCGTGCTGCTGGTCAAGCTCGCCGACCGTTTGCACAACATGCGCACCCTTGACCATATGCCGGAGGCCAAGCGCCTGCGCATCGCCGAGGAGACGATGGACATCTATGCGCCGCTGGCCGGGCGCATGGGCATGCAAGGCATGCGCGAGGAGCTGGAAGAGATTGCCTTCCGCTTCATCAATCCGGAAGCCTACCGCGCCGTCACCGCGCGGCTTGCCGAGATCTTCGAGCGCAACAAGGGCGTGCTGACCGACATTGAAAAGGCGCTGTCGGCGCTGTTTGAAAAACATGCCATCAACGCTGGCGTAAAAAGCCGGCAGAAGAAGCCTTGGTCGGTGTTCCGCAAGATGGAGGCCAAGGCGCTGTCCTTTGAGCAGCTGTCCGACATCTTCGGCTTCCGCGTCGTTGTCGACAGCGTCGAAGACTGCTACCGCGCGCTCGGCGCCATCCACACCACATGGTCGATGGTGCCCGGACGCTTCAAGGACTACATCTCAACGCCGAAGCAGAACGACTATCGCTCGATCCACACCACCATCGTCGGGCCGTCGCGCCAACGCGTCGAACTGCAGATTCGCACCCGCGAAATGAACAAGATCGCCGAATATGGCGTCGCCGCCCATTCCATCTACAAGGACACCGGCGGCAAGACGAATGGTGCTGCCCCCGCGATCTCGAAGGAGACCAACGCCTATGCCTGGCTGCGGCGCACCATCGAGCAGCTCGCCGAAGGCGACAACCCCGAGGATTTTCTCGAAAACACCAAGCTGGAACTGTTCCAGGACCAGGTGTTCTGCTTCACGCCGAAGGGCATGCTGATTGCATTGCCGCGTGGCGCCACGCCCATCGACTTCGCCTACGCCGTGCACACCGATGTCGGCGACACCTGCGTCGGCGCCAAGGTCAATGGCCGCATCATGCCGCTGATGACGGAACTGAAGAACGGCGACGAGGTCGAGATCATCCGCTCCAAGGCGCAAGTGCCACCGGCAGCCTGGGAATCGGTCGTTGTCACCGGCAAGGCCCGGGCCGCCATCCGCCGGGCCACCAAGAACGCCATCCGCAAGCAGTATTCGGGTCTCGGCGCGCGCATTCTGGAGCGTGCCTTCGAACGGGCCGGCAAGACCTTCACCAAGGAAAGCCTGAAGCCGGTGCTGCACCGGCTGGCGCGCAAGGACATCGAGGATGTGCTGGCGTCCGTCGGCCGTGGCGAACTGGCCTCCACCGACGTCATGAAGGCAGTATTCCCCGACTACAAGGACGAGCGCGTCACCGTCAGTGCCCCCAAGCAGCGTGAGGAAGGCTGGTCGAAGATCCGCAACGCCGCCGGCATGCTGTTCCAGATGCCCGGTACTCGGGCCGCGCGCAAGGACAAGGATCAGCCGCGCGATGGCGCGGTGCCAATCCGCGGTGTGCGCGGCGACCTGCCGGTGCGTTTCGCGCCGGAAGGCGCGGTGCCGGGCGACCGCATCGTCGGCATTGTCCAACCAGGCACCGGCATCACCATCTATCCGATCCAGTCGCCGGCACTGCAGGCCTTCGACGACCAGCCTGAGCGCTGGATCGACGTGCGCTGGGACATCGATGAACGCACCAAGGAACGCTTTCCAGCGCGTGTCTCGGTCACCGCCATCAATGCGCCGGGGTCGCTTGCCGACATCGCCCAGGTCGTTGCGTCCAACGACGCCAACATCCATACGCTGTCGATGGTGCGCACCGCGCCCGACTTCACCGAAATGCTGATCGATCTCGAAGTCTGGGATCTGAAGCATCTCAACCGGCTGCTGTCGCAGCTCAAGGACAATTCGAGCGTCAGCGATGCACGGCGTGTAAATGGCTAG
- the rpoZ gene encoding DNA-directed RNA polymerase subunit omega, protein MARVTVEDCIDKVDNRFELVLLAGHRARQISQGAQITVPRDNDKNPVVALREIADETLSPDDLKEDLIHSLQKHVEVDEPEADGEAIADQTGGAVAATDADDAEENVTFDRMTEEDLLAGIEGLVPPEKSDDY, encoded by the coding sequence ATGGCCCGCGTAACCGTTGAAGATTGCATCGACAAGGTCGACAACCGCTTCGAGCTGGTGCTTTTGGCCGGCCACCGCGCTCGCCAGATCAGCCAGGGCGCGCAGATCACCGTGCCGCGTGACAACGACAAGAACCCGGTCGTCGCGTTGCGCGAGATCGCCGATGAAACGCTGTCGCCCGACGATCTCAAGGAAGATCTGATCCATTCGCTGCAGAAGCATGTCGAAGTCGACGAGCCCGAAGCCGACGGCGAGGCGATTGCCGATCAGACCGGCGGTGCCGTTGCGGCTACCGACGCCGACGACGCCGAGGAGAATGTGACGTTCGATCGGATGACCGAGGAAGATCTGCTGGCCGGCATCGAGGGCCTGGTGCCCCCGGAAAAGAGCGACGACTACTAA
- a CDS encoding NYN domain-containing protein encodes MFDPREKIALFIDGANLYATSRALGFDIDYRKLLASFHKRGYLLRAYYYTALVEDQEYSSIRPLIDWLDYNGFKVVTKPAKEFTDSTGRRKIKGNMDIELTVDALELADVVDHYVIFSGDGDFRTLVEALQRRGRKVSIVSTMASQPPMISDDLRRQADHFIDLTTLKSEVGRDPSERPVRRPEPAEVDEDDY; translated from the coding sequence ATGTTCGACCCTCGGGAAAAAATAGCCCTGTTCATCGACGGCGCCAATCTCTACGCCACGTCGCGGGCGCTCGGCTTCGACATCGACTATCGCAAGCTCCTGGCGAGTTTCCACAAGCGCGGCTATCTCTTGCGCGCCTATTATTACACGGCGCTGGTGGAGGATCAGGAATACTCCTCGATCCGCCCGCTGATCGACTGGCTGGACTATAACGGCTTCAAGGTGGTGACCAAGCCGGCCAAGGAATTCACCGACTCGACCGGCCGCCGCAAGATCAAGGGCAATATGGACATCGAGCTCACCGTCGATGCGCTCGAGCTGGCCGACGTCGTCGACCACTATGTCATCTTTTCCGGTGACGGCGACTTCCGCACGCTGGTCGAAGCGCTGCAGCGGCGCGGCCGCAAGGTGTCGATCGTCTCGACTATGGCCTCGCAGCCGCCGATGATCTCAGACGATCTGCGCCGCCAAGCCGACCATTTCATCGACCTGACGACGCTGAAGAGCGAGGTTGGCCGCGACCCCTCCGAGCGGCCGGTGCGCCGGCCCGAACCGGCTGAAGTCGACGAGGACGACTACTGA
- a CDS encoding uracil-DNA glycosylase, whose translation MTALSASEPGRDCPLCPRLHDFIAQWRQREPSWFNAPVPTFLPPGGEDAVQLLIVGLAPGLRGANRTGRPFTGDYAGDLLYSTLIAHGFARGEFKARPDDGLELVGTAITNAVRCVPPENKPVGAEIATCRTFLVPTIARFPNLRAVLALGSIAHQSTVRALGGRVAAYPFKHGGQLPAGGITLFSSYHCSRYNTNTGVLTEEMFVSVFSQIAAFLRT comes from the coding sequence TTGACCGCTCTTTCCGCTTCCGAACCCGGCCGCGACTGTCCGCTCTGCCCGCGGCTGCATGATTTCATTGCGCAATGGCGGCAGCGCGAGCCGTCGTGGTTCAATGCGCCGGTGCCAACCTTCCTGCCACCGGGCGGCGAGGATGCCGTCCAGCTTCTGATCGTCGGGCTGGCGCCCGGCCTGCGCGGCGCCAACCGCACCGGGCGCCCGTTCACCGGCGACTATGCCGGCGACCTGCTCTACTCGACGTTGATCGCGCACGGCTTTGCACGCGGCGAGTTCAAGGCGCGGCCCGATGACGGGCTGGAGCTTGTCGGCACCGCGATCACCAATGCGGTGCGCTGCGTGCCGCCGGAGAACAAGCCTGTGGGCGCCGAAATCGCCACCTGTCGGACATTCCTGGTGCCGACGATCGCGCGCTTTCCCAATCTGCGCGCCGTTCTGGCGCTGGGGTCGATCGCGCACCAGTCGACGGTGCGCGCGCTGGGCGGGCGTGTCGCCGCCTACCCGTTCAAGCACGGCGGGCAATTGCCGGCCGGCGGCATTACGCTGTTTTCCAGCTATCATTGCTCGCGCTACAACACCAATACCGGTGTTTTGACGGAAGAAATGTTCGTCAGTGTGTTCAGCCAGATCGCAGCGTTCCTGCGGACATAA
- a CDS encoding zinc-binding alcohol dehydrogenase family protein, with amino-acid sequence MRAVGYQIPAPITDEASLVDIDLPKPEPKGRQLLVEVKAISVNPVDTKIRRSAKPEAGSWRVLGWDAAGRVVATGSDATLVGAGEDVFYSGALAPQGTNAEFHLVDERLVGRKPGSLDYAQAAALPLTAITALEALFDRLDVKKPVAGATNAILIVGGAGGVGSIAVQLARQLTDLTVIATASRPETRDWVLGLGAHHVIDHSRPLAAEVAALGIGAPAFVFSTTNTDQHLAEIAELIAPQGRFGLIDDPKTLDINPFKRKSVSVHWEFMFTRSMFETQDIAAQGEHLNELARLVDAGTIRTTLGEIFGPINAANLKRAHALIETGKAKGKIVLEGF; translated from the coding sequence ATGCGCGCCGTCGGCTATCAAATCCCAGCCCCCATCACCGATGAGGCCTCCCTCGTCGATATCGACCTGCCCAAGCCGGAGCCGAAAGGCCGTCAACTGCTGGTCGAGGTGAAGGCGATCTCGGTCAACCCGGTCGACACCAAGATACGGCGAAGTGCCAAACCCGAAGCCGGAAGCTGGCGGGTGCTTGGTTGGGACGCCGCCGGCCGGGTCGTCGCCACGGGTTCGGATGCGACGCTGGTCGGGGCCGGCGAAGATGTCTTCTATTCCGGTGCGCTCGCGCCGCAGGGCACCAATGCCGAGTTCCATCTTGTCGATGAGCGCCTTGTCGGCCGCAAACCCGGCTCGCTCGACTATGCCCAGGCTGCGGCGCTGCCGCTGACGGCAATCACCGCCTTAGAGGCGCTGTTCGACCGCCTTGACGTGAAGAAGCCTGTCGCGGGTGCCACGAATGCCATCCTAATCGTCGGCGGCGCCGGTGGCGTCGGCTCGATTGCGGTCCAGCTTGCGCGCCAACTGACCGATCTGACGGTGATCGCCACCGCATCGAGGCCAGAGACACGCGATTGGGTGCTTGGGCTTGGCGCCCATCATGTGATTGATCACTCCAGGCCACTGGCTGCCGAAGTCGCGGCCCTCGGCATCGGTGCACCAGCCTTTGTGTTCTCGACAACCAACACCGACCAGCACCTGGCCGAGATCGCCGAATTGATCGCGCCGCAGGGCCGGTTCGGCTTGATCGATGATCCCAAGACGCTCGACATCAATCCGTTCAAGCGCAAGAGCGTCTCGGTCCATTGGGAGTTCATGTTCACCCGCTCGATGTTCGAGACGCAGGACATCGCCGCGCAGGGCGAGCATCTCAACGAACTGGCACGGCTGGTCGACGCCGGCACCATCCGCACCACGCTGGGCGAGATATTCGGTCCTATCAATGCCGCCAATCTGAAGCGCGCCCATGCGTTGATCGAGACTGGCAAGGCCAAGGGCAAGATCGTGCTGGAGGGGTTCTAA
- a CDS encoding winged helix-turn-helix transcriptional regulator, producing MPRIRHERFDCSPGCTVEGTLRYIDGKWKGVVLYHLLEGTLRFNEIRRRIPNCTQRMLTNQLRELEADGLIARKIFPEVPPKVEYSLTPRGRSLEPVITALKVWGDANVTLAPEVSQAAA from the coding sequence ATGCCGCGCATTCGCCATGAGCGATTCGATTGCAGCCCCGGCTGCACCGTGGAGGGAACGCTCCGCTATATCGACGGAAAGTGGAAGGGCGTCGTGCTCTACCATCTGTTGGAGGGCACGCTGCGCTTCAACGAGATACGCCGGCGGATTCCGAACTGCACGCAGCGCATGCTGACCAACCAGCTCCGCGAACTGGAAGCCGATGGGCTGATTGCCCGCAAAATCTTCCCGGAAGTGCCGCCGAAGGTGGAGTACAGCCTGACCCCGCGCGGCAGAAGCCTGGAACCGGTGATTACAGCCCTGAAGGTCTGGGGCGATGCGAATGTGACGCTGGCGCCAGAGGTTTCCCAGGCCGCGGCCTGA
- a CDS encoding Lrp/AsnC family transcriptional regulator has protein sequence MNPELGDLDAIDRNLLRLLQEDGRRTTLDLAARVGLSPTGTSQRVKRLFRDGFITAVRAVLNPAKIGRGTLVFIEVRLDHTAPHIFDRFAEAVAKAPEVLECHMVVGGFDYLVKARIAEMADYQDFLKRVILPLPGVKETHTYASIGDVKPDALLPV, from the coding sequence GTGAATCCCGAACTAGGTGATCTCGACGCCATCGACCGCAATCTTCTGCGGTTGCTGCAGGAAGATGGACGCCGCACCACGCTTGATCTGGCAGCGCGCGTCGGCCTGTCGCCGACCGGCACCAGCCAGCGCGTGAAACGTCTGTTTCGCGACGGGTTCATCACTGCCGTCAGGGCCGTGCTCAATCCGGCAAAGATTGGCCGCGGCACCCTTGTCTTCATCGAGGTTCGGCTGGACCACACGGCCCCGCATATCTTTGACCGCTTCGCCGAGGCGGTGGCAAAGGCGCCCGAGGTTCTGGAATGTCATATGGTCGTCGGCGGCTTCGACTATCTGGTGAAGGCGCGCATTGCCGAGATGGCTGACTATCAGGACTTTCTCAAACGCGTCATCCTGCCGCTGCCGGGGGTAAAGGAGACACACACCTATGCCTCGATCGGCGACGTGAAACCGGATGCCCTGCTGCCGGTGTGA
- a CDS encoding DMT family transporter encodes MAESSGNIKLAVIAGLTMIGIYAVQFVAARFSLRDHLTVTDMAALRFVGAGAVFLPVVWQRGFEQMKVLGWRRALALAVLAGLPYPLIINWGLTYAPAVHGAALCPASIVFFSFLLSLLQERTSRQRTIGIATIIVGLLLFIAPARDGTREVLFGDLLFVGSGLMFSAYATLVRQWRIDPVTATATVVLLSCLPLPFLTLFAPSGFHAAAGAEIISQMVIQGLLAGAAAMFLYTYIVGQLGSQTASLFMPGVPIATVIVGMIVLGETPTTTQFAAIAIMATGMGFSAMTGRVAGEI; translated from the coding sequence GTGGCAGAGAGCTCAGGAAACATAAAGCTGGCAGTTATCGCCGGGCTGACCATGATCGGCATCTACGCCGTGCAATTCGTCGCCGCCCGCTTCAGCCTCAGAGACCATCTGACGGTGACCGACATGGCCGCCTTGCGCTTTGTCGGTGCGGGTGCGGTGTTCCTGCCGGTCGTCTGGCAACGCGGCTTCGAACAGATGAAGGTATTGGGCTGGCGGCGGGCACTGGCATTGGCGGTTCTGGCCGGACTGCCTTACCCGCTGATCATCAATTGGGGCCTCACCTATGCGCCTGCCGTCCACGGCGCGGCACTTTGCCCTGCCTCGATCGTATTCTTCTCGTTCCTGCTGTCGCTCCTCCAGGAGCGCACGTCGCGGCAGCGAACTATCGGCATCGCCACGATCATCGTGGGGCTGTTGCTGTTCATCGCGCCGGCACGCGATGGCACCCGTGAGGTTCTTTTCGGCGACCTGCTGTTCGTCGGGTCTGGCCTCATGTTCTCCGCCTACGCAACGCTTGTGCGGCAATGGCGTATCGATCCGGTCACGGCCACCGCGACCGTCGTGCTTCTGTCGTGCCTGCCGTTACCGTTTCTCACCCTTTTCGCGCCAAGCGGCTTCCATGCCGCGGCAGGCGCCGAGATCATCAGCCAGATGGTCATCCAGGGTTTGCTTGCCGGGGCGGCCGCCATGTTCCTCTACACCTATATCGTCGGCCAGCTCGGGTCGCAGACGGCATCGCTGTTCATGCCTGGCGTACCGATAGCCACGGTCATTGTCGGTATGATCGTGCTCGGCGAAACACCGACCACCACCCAATTCGCGGCCATCGCGATCATGGCCACGGGGATGGGCTTTTCAGCGATGACTGGACGCGTTGCTGGGGAAATTTGA
- a CDS encoding glycoside hydrolase family 25 protein, which translates to MKNRIVLWSLAGLVVAGLIIAGGFTYFHTYSPDRGKYPLRGIDVSHHQGQIDWRRVAADDVAFAIIKATEGGDHVDRAFAANLREARAAGLAVGAYHFFTFCRPGADQAKNFIAVVPHDQPLLPPVVDIEFGGNCPQRPSPEQLNAELQAFLGPVEAAFGKTAIVYLTDEAEAAYAGQIAVRPLWLRSLLMEPDRHDWVYWQYHNMGRVDGIQGDVDLNVLQGGPEKLAALLASAH; encoded by the coding sequence TTGAAGAACCGGATTGTTCTCTGGAGCTTGGCCGGCTTGGTTGTGGCGGGCCTCATTATCGCTGGTGGCTTCACCTACTTCCACACCTATTCTCCTGATCGCGGCAAATATCCGCTCAGAGGCATCGACGTCTCCCACCACCAGGGCCAGATTGATTGGCGGCGCGTTGCCGCAGACGATGTCGCCTTCGCCATCATCAAGGCGACAGAGGGTGGCGATCATGTCGATCGCGCCTTTGCCGCCAATCTGCGTGAGGCTCGCGCGGCTGGCCTCGCGGTCGGCGCCTATCACTTCTTCACCTTCTGCCGGCCAGGCGCCGACCAGGCGAAGAATTTCATCGCGGTCGTGCCGCACGATCAGCCCTTGCTGCCGCCGGTCGTCGACATCGAGTTCGGCGGCAATTGTCCGCAGCGGCCATCGCCCGAACAGTTGAATGCGGAACTCCAGGCCTTCCTTGGACCTGTCGAGGCGGCGTTCGGCAAGACGGCAATCGTCTATCTGACCGATGAGGCGGAGGCGGCCTATGCCGGGCAGATCGCCGTCCGGCCACTCTGGCTTCGTTCCTTGCTCATGGAGCCGGATCGCCACGATTGGGTCTACTGGCAGTACCACAATATGGGGCGCGTGGACGGTATCCAGGGCGACGTCGACTTGAACGTTTTGCAGGGCGGGCCTGAAAAATTGGCGGCGCTGCTTGCATCCGCGCATTAA
- the smpB gene encoding SsrA-binding protein SmpB, with protein MNQVRKADPNNKTVSENRKARFSYEVLDTVETGLVLTGTEVKSLRQGQANIQDSYASVEGGEIWLINSYLPEYLQANRFNHEPRRRRKLLLKKREMAKLSQSVDREGMTLVPLKIYFNDQGRAKLLLAVGRGKKLHDKRESEKQRDWSREKGRLLKERG; from the coding sequence ATGAACCAAGTCAGAAAAGCCGATCCAAACAACAAGACCGTCTCGGAAAACCGCAAGGCGCGGTTTTCCTACGAGGTGCTCGACACTGTCGAGACCGGCTTGGTGCTGACCGGCACCGAGGTCAAGTCGCTGCGCCAGGGCCAGGCCAACATCCAGGACAGCTATGCCTCCGTCGAGGGCGGCGAGATCTGGCTGATCAATTCCTATCTGCCGGAATATCTGCAGGCCAACCGCTTCAACCATGAGCCGCGCCGGCGCCGCAAACTCCTGCTCAAAAAGCGCGAGATGGCGAAGCTGTCGCAAAGCGTCGACCGCGAAGGCATGACGCTGGTGCCGTTGAAAATCTATTTCAACGACCAGGGCCGCGCCAAGCTCTTGCTCGCGGTCGGCCGCGGCAAGAAACTGCACGACAAGCGCGAAAGCGAGAAGCAGCGCGACTGGTCGCGCGAGAAGGGCCGGCTCTTGAAGGAGCGTGGGTGA
- the dapA gene encoding 4-hydroxy-tetrahydrodipicolinate synthase — MLRGSLTALVTPFEKSGRFDEKAFRAFVEWQLAEGTTGLVPVGTTGESPTLSHDEHRHVIKVCIEVAKGRVPVVAGAGSNNTEEAVGLVQYAEKAGADAALVVTPYYNRPTQRGLYEHFAAVAKATKLPIIIYNIPPRSVIDMMPETMGRLAHDFKNIVGVKDATGKVERVSEQRMTCGKGFIQLSGEDASALGFNAHGGVGAISVTSNVAPRLCAEFQEATLSGDSAKALELQDRLLPLHKAIFIEPGVSGAKYALSKLGKVENVLRSPLVTVEQSTAEKIDAALKHAGLIN, encoded by the coding sequence ATGCTGAGAGGCTCGCTTACTGCGCTCGTGACACCGTTCGAGAAGAGCGGGCGTTTCGACGAGAAAGCCTTTCGCGCGTTTGTCGAATGGCAGCTCGCCGAGGGCACAACGGGTTTGGTTCCCGTCGGCACGACCGGCGAGTCGCCGACGCTGTCGCATGACGAGCATCGCCACGTCATCAAGGTCTGCATCGAGGTGGCCAAGGGTCGCGTCCCGGTCGTCGCCGGAGCTGGCTCCAACAACACCGAAGAAGCGGTCGGGCTCGTACAATATGCCGAGAAGGCCGGCGCCGATGCCGCCCTGGTCGTTACGCCCTATTACAACAGGCCGACGCAGCGCGGCCTCTACGAGCATTTCGCCGCTGTCGCCAAGGCGACCAAGCTGCCGATCATCATCTACAACATCCCGCCGCGCTCGGTGATCGACATGATGCCGGAGACGATGGGCCGGCTGGCGCACGACTTCAAGAACATCGTCGGCGTCAAGGATGCCACCGGCAAGGTCGAGCGTGTGTCCGAGCAGCGCATGACCTGCGGCAAGGGTTTCATCCAGCTTTCGGGCGAGGACGCTTCGGCGCTCGGCTTCAACGCGCATGGCGGCGTCGGCGCTATCTCGGTGACGTCGAACGTCGCACCGCGGCTGTGCGCCGAGTTTCAGGAAGCAACGCTCTCCGGTGACAGTGCCAAGGCGCTGGAATTGCAGGACCGCCTGCTGCCATTGCACAAGGCGATCTTCATCGAACCCGGCGTCTCCGGCGCCAAATATGCCCTGTCGAAGCTCGGCAAGGTCGAGAATGTGTTGCGTTCGCCATTGGTCACCGTTGAGCAGTCGACGGCCGAGAAGATCGATGCGGCTTTGAAGCACGCCGGCTTGATTAATTAG